A portion of the Pseudoalteromonas luteoviolacea genome contains these proteins:
- a CDS encoding calcium-binding protein — MARDYEALLRSMADLEGTKNKVYLDHKGIPTMGIGFNLREEDIVKKVLNQMGYTGNNIGDTNHDKLVGEIVKIANENWTKTNLNSKIESIETKLSNYKGQVQDQATKDSLRDSFEFNNLTEMTPVFEGLIVDYETKTIAEIRKEYNAKHKTNLTTDDITKVWNALTERQKGGILSMVYNGGAAGMIGKGISTALVEGNVAGVFWEIAFNSLAPSDINKDGVKEERLWSKQKRRAEEAHEFIDEFLKDGDFFQRLQLFNLLKDKLADIEAIYESMYDIGVNTDKKPKKTTVERYLESINFVDELLKNLGDSLGLEVPKFDPGFRKLFSEDLEQCLAEIKIEFEEINDNLRPRDPLILDLNGDGVQTIHVDAGVLFDHDGSGLKQGTGWASKEDGFLVLDLNNNGQIDNGLELFGDNTRLAGQPNQIAEHGFKALQSYDTNSDGKIDAQDDVYFRLQVWQDLNQDGISQDGELKYLSEWGVDSISYVYRRVSRPQSGNTIEYEGSFTWSDGLKGNVSALFFASDSFRTAFIEPFPISERAAKLPDAQGFGGVRSLREAASQNSRLAELIEQFVSLDSRSEQRALMDKILFEYSETSALDSLFDDFSRINLDPNSYKIPGNEWTKLAVIEAFGANIDSIYEISGSSTLPTLRPFIGDDNLSSRIRDSVHKAYDSIEDAIYIQIALQTRLKPLTDTIGFSFKNNSLTIDYSEFENAINAHIIADPVNGLSDLYDLVHFYPLITKNANEGYQLLFSELAKFSDDQNVMGALAQHIPLIHMSDENRTFSADVDLAAGTEGNDLIHSFAGNDFIAGLGGDDTLQGGDGNDYLYGGKGNDYIVGGDGDDTLNGGAGDDVLYGGNGNDTYLYELGDGNITIDHYDNAQSSHDVLKFGKGIATNDCSFSVSDRDLLIVLSDGSVITLRNYFGGSAANKISLVQFEDGSQFTAPEIKEVLFSSSEQDDVIKGTREADYILGKGGSDYIEGLGGNDYLDGGEGDDTLVVMQSQNYDHNHTTLVGGKGDDILKGYISSETYVYNLGDGHDVIHELNTRDTTDQIVLGEGITKEQVQSVRSGNDIVLEISDSNGTLVGSITLAGSFTDKDNIIDKVVLSDGRYFTPEELFEQAQKQEGTDASDVLYGSRQHEFIYGLGGDDLIEGRGGNDYLDGGEGNDTLVVTQSTLYKHNHTTLVGGKGDDILKGYLGSETYIYNLGDGHDVIHELNTRDTTDQIVLGEGISKEQIQSVRSGNDIVLEISDSNGTLVGSITLAGSFTDKSNIIDKVVLSDGGYITPEEIFEQAQTQEGTGGNDVLYGSRQDEFIYGLGGDDQIEGRGGNDYLDGGDGNDTLVVMESQHYKHNHTTLVGGKGDDILKGYLGSETYIYNLGDGHDVIHELNTRDTTDQIVLGEGISKEQIQSVRSGNDIVLEISDSNGILVGSITLVRSFTDKSNIIDKVVLSDGSYITPEEIFEQAQTQKGSEENDVLYGSRQDEFIYGLGGDDQIEGRGGNDYLDGGEGNDTLVVMQSQHYKHNHTTLVGGKGDDILKGYLGSETYIYKLGDGHDVIHEIGSSNTTDKIVLGEGITKEQVQSVRKGNDIVLEISDSNGTLVGSITLADTFIGKGSIVDKVVLSDGRYFTSEEIFEQAQTQKGTEENDVLYGSRQDEFIYGLGGDDQIEGRGGNDYLDGGDGNDTLVVMESQHYKHNHTTLVGGKGDDILKGYLGSETYIYNLGDGHDVIHEIGSSNTTDKIVLGEGITKEQVQSVRKGNDIVLEVSGSNGTLVGSITLADTFIGKGSIVDKVVLSDGRYFTSEEIFEQAQTQKGTEENDVLYGSRQDEFIYGLGGDDQIEGRGGNDYLDGGDGNDTLVVMESQHYKHNHTTLVGGKGDDILKGYLGSETYIYNLGDGHDVIHELNTRDTTDQIVLGEGISKEQIQSVRSGNDIVLEISDSNGILVGSITLVRSFTDKSNIIDKVVLSDGSYITPEEIFEQAQTQKGSDGNDVLYGSRQDEFIYGLGGDDQIEGRGGNDYLDGGEGNDTLVVMQSQHYKHNHTTLVGGKGDDILKGYLGSETYIYNLGDGHDVIHEIGSSNTTDKIVLGEGITKEQVQSVRKGNDIVLEISDSNGTLVGSITLADTFIGKGSIVDKVVLSDGRYFTSEEIFEQAQKQEGSDGNDVLYGSRQDEFIYGLGGDDQIEGRGGNDYLDGGEGNDTLIVMQSQHYKHNHTTIVGGKGDDILKGFISSETYVYNLGDGHDIIDDVGSIEGNDLLRFGEGITQDMINIRRSNNDIVIEVNHIRSDYQGTVTFKNGFTSLNKVVDQIQFIDGKTILSEEIHKKASTINGSDQDDMLEGTASSDWIFGHDGNDNIQGSFGNDYLDGGSGNDEIYTGTGRNVQSNRNTLVGGLGNDKLFGSVSSERYLYSFGDGHDVIVDNGDNSQIDKIEFGEGISKDNVKVSRDGNDIILDVIGTDDFTNGSIRIEKAFIENSYKIELVQFEDGSYWNDSDLVEIARHLHGTPDSDHLLGTTIDDSLIGYDGNDTLEAGGGNDFLDGGAGDDVLKAYGYEGHYNTFVGGKGNDRIESGLALNTFVYNLGDGHDTIKNFRSKSSVVKLGAGITQDMLEVNRKGDGIIITIDHNDASLSGSIYFEGAYVSIDYRLKELQLFDGSVVAFDNMLKTAKVTRGDDSDNEIHGTRIEEIIYGGAGNDTIYGYTGLDELYGESGNDIIITTLEAKLMSGGDGDDVLRIAHDGRTQAQKTTLMVGGQGNDTYEILTEYTSVTVEYSYGDGHDVLVNAPGKSDTLSFTAGISPDNITMRRFGQSMIIEVLDDKGVVSGSIMLANQMGGQSSGQLETISFDNQVYSTFALWADKGISIQGTDANESLHGTNLDNEVYGGAGSDQLSGGLGDDILDGGEGNDTITSREGNDKIYGGSGDDRINTWGGTKNETNIIQGGLGDDSISGGQRSDIYIYNLGDGNDIYVEHAGTEFGEDKILFGEGISQSQVTFERVDHDILITITNADGSYSGSITINDGFYYKNPPTRPNAIDPGKIEIIEFADGSRITMPEIMEIVKVVHGTEQADRLSGTVSEDVIKGYAGDDYIVESKGEDIVYGGDGNDTVDGRAAQDYYAKNTFVGGKGNDKFEHSHGIDTYVYNLGDGHDTIIETERGHGNDTLLFGEQINAENVTYRREQTDLIFEVRNSFHEIVGSVTIVDEYLGKKLESVKFIDGTELDLSQILLETSLIEGSELGETLLGGYMDETMYGHGGDDIIRVGSGSDVAYGGEGNDIIDGGSGHAILDGGQGDDNINAGLSILDFHGNETQSADKIIKGGLGNDTLHAGSNLNQTIFEYQLGDGNDVIQRSFESNTLKFGANITANMISVRTTTLREKTRILIDDGNTQSEITIIGVGGYNPITDQFDLKREEYLDKLEFSDGTVLSLRNLLNNNSNSLEELSAQIDKESEQLVNAMLAFDDGQDDVELSAKQIADSKMIHSYQ, encoded by the coding sequence ATGGCACGAGATTATGAAGCATTATTACGGTCTATGGCTGATTTAGAAGGTACGAAGAATAAGGTTTATCTAGATCATAAAGGGATCCCAACCATGGGGATTGGTTTTAACCTTAGGGAAGAAGATATAGTAAAAAAAGTCCTCAATCAAATGGGGTATACTGGAAACAATATCGGTGATACTAATCACGACAAGCTTGTTGGCGAAATTGTAAAAATAGCTAATGAGAACTGGACGAAAACGAATTTAAATTCAAAAATAGAGAGTATAGAAACTAAACTTTCCAATTATAAAGGGCAAGTACAAGACCAAGCTACTAAAGATTCCCTCCGAGACAGCTTTGAATTTAATAATTTAACAGAAATGACCCCTGTTTTTGAGGGTCTGATTGTTGATTATGAGACTAAAACTATTGCAGAAATACGAAAAGAATATAATGCAAAGCACAAAACAAACCTGACCACGGATGATATTACAAAGGTATGGAATGCCCTTACTGAGCGCCAAAAAGGTGGAATCTTGTCCATGGTATATAATGGCGGTGCGGCTGGTATGATTGGCAAAGGGATTTCTACCGCTCTGGTTGAAGGAAATGTGGCAGGAGTATTCTGGGAAATCGCGTTTAATAGCCTTGCTCCGAGTGATATAAACAAAGATGGTGTCAAGGAGGAAAGGCTATGGTCTAAGCAAAAGCGCAGAGCAGAAGAAGCCCATGAATTTATTGATGAGTTTCTTAAAGATGGGGATTTCTTTCAACGACTTCAATTATTTAATTTACTTAAAGATAAACTTGCGGATATTGAAGCGATTTATGAGAGTATGTATGACATCGGAGTTAACACCGACAAAAAGCCAAAAAAAACCACTGTTGAGCGTTATTTAGAAAGTATCAACTTTGTCGATGAGTTATTGAAAAACCTAGGGGATTCTCTGGGATTAGAAGTGCCTAAATTTGATCCAGGTTTTAGAAAGCTTTTTAGTGAGGATTTAGAGCAATGCCTTGCTGAAATAAAAATTGAATTTGAAGAAATTAACGATAATTTACGACCTAGAGATCCACTAATTTTGGATTTAAATGGTGACGGTGTTCAAACTATCCACGTTGATGCTGGAGTATTGTTTGACCATGATGGCAGTGGATTAAAACAAGGTACTGGTTGGGCGTCAAAGGAAGATGGCTTTTTAGTATTAGATTTGAATAACAATGGTCAGATAGACAATGGCTTAGAGTTATTTGGAGATAATACTCGCCTAGCAGGGCAGCCCAACCAAATAGCCGAGCATGGTTTTAAGGCGCTGCAAAGCTATGATACAAATAGTGATGGCAAAATAGATGCGCAAGATGATGTTTACTTTAGGCTACAGGTTTGGCAAGACCTAAATCAAGATGGCATTAGCCAAGATGGAGAGCTCAAGTATCTCAGTGAGTGGGGAGTTGATTCTATTTCATATGTTTATAGAAGAGTCTCACGCCCTCAGTCTGGCAATACAATTGAGTATGAAGGCTCTTTTACTTGGTCAGATGGTTTAAAAGGAAATGTTTCAGCGCTATTTTTTGCTAGTGACTCATTTCGGACAGCATTTATTGAACCATTCCCTATTTCAGAGCGAGCTGCAAAACTACCTGATGCACAAGGGTTTGGTGGTGTCAGGTCACTTCGTGAAGCTGCTTCACAAAATAGTCGATTAGCTGAATTGATAGAGCAATTTGTATCTTTAGACAGTAGAAGTGAACAGCGAGCGTTGATGGACAAAATACTGTTTGAATATAGTGAAACATCGGCGTTAGACAGTCTGTTTGATGATTTTTCCAGAATTAACTTAGATCCAAATAGCTATAAAATTCCCGGTAATGAATGGACAAAGCTTGCGGTCATAGAAGCTTTCGGAGCGAATATAGATTCTATTTATGAAATATCGGGATCATCTACTTTACCTACTCTTAGGCCATTCATCGGAGATGATAATTTAAGCTCTAGGATAAGAGATTCTGTTCATAAGGCTTATGACTCCATCGAAGATGCCATTTATATACAAATTGCACTGCAAACCCGCCTTAAACCACTGACAGATACGATTGGCTTTTCATTCAAAAATAATAGTCTAACCATAGATTATAGTGAATTTGAAAACGCTATTAATGCTCATATTATTGCAGACCCTGTGAATGGATTGTCAGACTTATATGACTTAGTTCATTTTTATCCATTGATTACTAAAAATGCGAATGAAGGTTACCAATTACTCTTCTCAGAGCTAGCTAAGTTTAGTGATGATCAAAACGTGATGGGCGCATTGGCTCAGCATATTCCTCTGATTCACATGAGTGATGAAAATAGGACTTTTAGTGCAGATGTGGATTTAGCTGCTGGCACTGAAGGAAATGACTTAATTCACTCCTTTGCGGGCAATGACTTTATTGCTGGCTTAGGTGGAGATGACACATTGCAAGGCGGTGATGGCAATGATTATCTTTACGGTGGAAAAGGTAATGACTACATTGTTGGCGGCGATGGAGATGACACTTTAAACGGTGGAGCGGGAGACGATGTTCTTTATGGTGGTAATGGTAATGATACTTATCTTTACGAACTTGGTGATGGGAACATCACAATTGATCATTATGACAATGCTCAAAGTTCTCATGATGTTTTAAAGTTTGGTAAAGGTATTGCTACCAATGATTGTAGCTTCAGCGTCAGCGATCGTGATTTACTAATTGTACTGAGTGATGGTTCGGTAATTACATTAAGAAATTACTTTGGAGGGTCTGCAGCTAATAAAATTTCGTTAGTTCAATTCGAGGATGGGAGCCAATTTACTGCTCCAGAAATTAAAGAGGTGCTTTTTTCCAGTTCTGAACAAGATGACGTAATAAAAGGGACACGTGAAGCAGATTATATTTTGGGTAAAGGAGGAAGCGATTACATTGAAGGTCTTGGTGGTAACGATTACTTAGACGGGGGCGAGGGTGATGATACTTTAGTCGTTATGCAATCGCAGAATTATGACCACAATCACACGACCCTTGTCGGCGGCAAAGGGGATGACATTCTTAAAGGGTATATTAGCTCGGAGACTTATGTCTACAACCTTGGTGATGGCCATGATGTTATCCATGAGTTGAATACGAGGGATACAACAGATCAGATAGTTTTGGGCGAAGGGATTACGAAAGAGCAGGTTCAATCTGTGCGCTCTGGTAATGATATTGTGTTGGAGATTTCTGATAGCAATGGCACTCTAGTTGGCTCAATCACCTTGGCTGGCTCTTTTACCGATAAAGATAATATTATTGATAAAGTGGTATTAAGTGATGGCCGCTATTTCACCCCAGAAGAGCTATTCGAACAAGCGCAAAAGCAAGAAGGCACAGATGCGAGTGACGTCTTGTATGGTTCGCGCCAACATGAGTTTATATATGGTTTAGGGGGAGATGACCTAATAGAGGGGCGGGGTGGTAACGATTACTTAGACGGGGGCGAAGGTAATGACACTTTAGTCGTTACGCAATCGACGCTTTATAAGCACAATCACACGACCCTTGTCGGCGGCAAAGGGGATGACATTCTTAAGGGGTATTTAGGCTCAGAAACCTATATTTATAACCTTGGTGATGGGCATGATGTTATCCATGAGTTGAATACGAGGGATACAACAGATCAGATAGTTTTAGGCGAGGGAATTTCGAAAGAGCAGATTCAATCTGTGCGCTCTGGTAATGATATTGTGTTGGAGATTTCTGATAGCAATGGCACTCTAGTTGGCTCAATCACCTTAGCTGGCTCTTTTACCGATAAAAGTAACATTATTGATAAAGTAGTATTGAGCGACGGCGGCTACATCACTCCAGAAGAGATATTCGAACAAGCGCAAACGCAAGAAGGAACAGGCGGGAATGACGTCTTGTATGGTTCACGTCAAGATGAGTTCATATATGGTTTAGGAGGAGATGACCAGATAGAGGGGCGGGGTGGTAACGATTACTTAGACGGGGGCGATGGTAATGATACTTTAGTCGTTATGGAGTCGCAGCATTATAAGCACAATCACACGACCCTTGTCGGCGGCAAAGGGGATGACATTCTTAAAGGGTATTTAGGCTCAGAAACCTATATTTATAACCTTGGTGATGGGCATGATGTTATCCATGAGTTGAATACGAGGGATACAACAGATCAGATAGTTTTAGGCGAGGGAATTTCGAAAGAGCAGATTCAATCTGTGCGCTCTGGTAATGATATTGTGTTGGAGATTTCTGATAGCAATGGGATTCTGGTTGGCTCAATCACTTTAGTTCGCTCTTTTACCGATAAAAGTAACATTATTGATAAAGTAGTATTGAGCGACGGCAGCTACATCACTCCAGAGGAGATATTCGAACAAGCGCAAACGCAAAAAGGTTCAGAGGAGAATGACGTCTTGTATGGTTCACGTCAAGATGAGTTCATATATGGTTTAGGGGGAGATGACCAGATAGAGGGGCGGGGTGGTAACGATTACTTAGATGGGGGCGAAGGTAATGACACTTTAGTCGTTATGCAATCTCAGCATTATAAGCACAATCACACGACCCTTGTCGGCGGCAAAGGGGATGACATTCTTAAGGGGTATTTAGGCTCAGAAACCTATATTTATAAGCTAGGAGACGGTCATGATGTTATCCATGAGATTGGTTCAAGTAATACAACAGATAAGATAGTTCTAGGCGAAGGGATCACGAAAGAGCAGGTTCAATCTGTGCGCAAAGGTAATGACATTGTGTTGGAGATTTCTGATAGCAATGGCACTCTTGTTGGCTCAATCACCTTGGCTGATACCTTCATCGGTAAAGGTAGTATTGTTGATAAAGTGGTATTGAGCGACGGTCGTTATTTCACCTCTGAAGAAATATTTGAACAAGCGCAAACGCAAAAAGGCACAGAGGAGAATGACGTCTTGTATGGTTCACGTCAAGATGAGTTCATATATGGTTTAGGAGGAGATGACCAGATAGAGGGGCGGGGTGGTAACGATTACTTAGACGGGGGCGATGGTAATGATACTTTAGTCGTTATGGAGTCGCAGCATTATAAGCACAATCACACGACCCTTGTTGGCGGCAAAGGGGATGACATTCTGAAGGGGTATCTAGGCTCAGAAACCTATATTTATAATCTAGGAGACGGTCATGATGTTATCCATGAGATTGGTTCAAGTAATACAACAGATAAGATAGTTCTAGGCGAAGGGATCACGAAAGAGCAGGTTCAATCTGTGCGCAAAGGTAATGACATTGTGTTGGAGGTTTCTGGTAGCAATGGCACTCTTGTTGGCTCAATCACCTTGGCTGATACCTTCATCGGTAAAGGTAGTATTGTTGATAAAGTGGTATTGAGCGACGGTCGTTATTTCACCTCTGAAGAAATATTTGAACAAGCGCAAACGCAAAAAGGCACAGAGGAGAATGACGTCTTGTATGGTTCACGTCAAGATGAGTTCATATATGGTTTAGGAGGAGATGACCAGATAGAGGGGCGGGGTGGTAACGATTACTTAGACGGGGGCGATGGTAATGATACTTTAGTCGTTATGGAGTCGCAGCATTATAAGCACAATCACACGACCCTTGTCGGCGGCAAAGGGGATGACATTCTGAAGGGGTATCTAGGCTCAGAAACCTATATTTATAACCTTGGTGATGGGCATGATGTTATCCATGAGTTGAATACGAGGGATACAACAGATCAGATAGTTTTAGGCGAGGGAATTTCGAAAGAGCAGATTCAATCTGTGCGCTCTGGTAATGATATTGTGTTGGAGATTTCTGATAGCAATGGGATTCTGGTTGGCTCAATCACTTTAGTTCGCTCTTTTACAGATAAAAGTAACATTATTGATAAAGTAGTATTGAGCGACGGCAGCTACATCACTCCAGAGGAGATATTCGAACAAGCGCAAACGCAAAAAGGTTCAGACGGGAATGACGTCTTGTATGGTTCACGTCAAGATGAGTTCATATATGGTTTAGGGGGAGATGACCAGATAGAGGGGCGGGGTGGTAACGATTACTTAGATGGGGGCGAAGGTAATGACACTTTAGTCGTTATGCAATCTCAGCATTATAAGCACAATCACACAACTCTTGTTGGCGGCAAAGGGGATGACATTCTGAAGGGGTATCTAGGCTCAGAAACCTATATTTATAATCTAGGAGACGGTCATGATGTTATCCATGAGATTGGTTCAAGTAATACAACAGATAAGATAGTTCTAGGCGAAGGGATCACGAAAGAGCAGGTTCAATCTGTGCGCAAAGGTAATGACATTGTGTTGGAGATTTCTGATAGCAATGGCACTCTTGTTGGCTCAATCACCTTGGCTGATACCTTCATCGGTAAAGGTAGTATTGTTGATAAAGTGGTATTGAGCGACGGTCGTTATTTCACCTCTGAAGAAATATTTGAACAAGCGCAAAAGCAAGAAGGTTCAGACGGGAATGATGTCTTGTATGGTTCTCGTCAAGATGAGTTCATATATGGTTTAGGGGGAGATGACCAGATAGAGGGGCGGGGTGGTAACGATTACTTAGATGGGGGCGAAGGTAATGACACTTTAATCGTTATGCAATCACAGCATTATAAGCACAATCACACGACTATTGTCGGCGGCAAAGGGGATGACATTCTTAAGGGATTTATTAGCTCGGAGACTTATGTCTACAACCTAGGTGATGGTCACGATATCATTGATGATGTCGGTAGTATCGAAGGTAATGATCTTCTTCGTTTTGGTGAGGGGATTACTCAGGACATGATAAATATCAGGAGGTCAAACAATGATATTGTGATTGAAGTGAATCATATTAGATCTGATTACCAAGGTACGGTTACCTTCAAAAATGGATTTACAAGTTTGAACAAGGTGGTTGATCAAATCCAATTTATCGATGGAAAAACAATACTATCAGAAGAAATACATAAAAAAGCCAGCACGATTAATGGTAGTGACCAAGATGATATGTTAGAGGGCACTGCGAGCTCTGATTGGATTTTTGGTCACGATGGTAATGATAATATTCAGGGGAGTTTTGGTAATGACTACCTTGATGGTGGATCAGGAAATGATGAGATTTATACTGGGACCGGAAGAAATGTTCAGAGTAATCGCAATACATTAGTTGGTGGATTAGGTAACGATAAACTATTTGGTTCTGTAAGTTCAGAGAGGTATCTATACAGCTTTGGCGATGGGCATGATGTAATTGTCGACAATGGAGATAACTCTCAGATAGATAAAATCGAGTTTGGCGAAGGTATCAGTAAAGACAATGTTAAGGTTTCCAGAGATGGCAATGATATCATTCTCGATGTTATAGGTACTGACGATTTTACAAACGGTAGTATACGCATTGAAAAAGCTTTTATAGAAAATAGCTATAAAATTGAGTTGGTGCAGTTTGAAGATGGTAGTTATTGGAATGATAGTGATCTAGTCGAAATTGCTAGACATTTGCACGGCACGCCAGATTCAGATCATCTGTTGGGTACTACTATAGATGACTCACTAATTGGCTATGATGGGAATGACACGCTTGAGGCAGGCGGAGGTAATGATTTTCTAGATGGCGGGGCCGGTGATGATGTGCTCAAAGCTTATGGTTATGAAGGGCATTACAATACCTTTGTAGGTGGTAAAGGTAATGACAGGATTGAAAGCGGTTTAGCACTTAATACGTTTGTTTATAACTTAGGTGATGGGCATGACACAATTAAAAATTTTCGATCAAAAAGTAGTGTGGTGAAGCTTGGAGCTGGCATAACACAAGATATGCTGGAAGTTAATCGTAAGGGAGATGGTATTATCATAACGATTGACCATAATGACGCTTCTTTATCTGGCAGTATCTACTTCGAAGGTGCTTATGTTTCCATAGATTACCGATTAAAAGAGCTTCAGCTTTTTGATGGCTCAGTCGTGGCATTTGATAATATGCTTAAAACCGCAAAAGTAACGAGAGGTGACGACAGTGATAACGAAATTCATGGTACTAGGATTGAAGAGATTATCTATGGCGGTGCGGGGAACGACACTATATATGGTTATACAGGCCTAGATGAACTATACGGTGAGTCTGGAAACGATATCATAATCACTACTCTTGAAGCTAAATTGATGAGTGGGGGCGATGGTGATGATGTACTACGCATAGCTCATGATGGACGAACACAAGCGCAAAAAACAACGCTGATGGTTGGCGGGCAGGGCAACGATACTTATGAGATATTGACCGAATATACGAGTGTAACTGTTGAGTATAGTTATGGAGATGGGCACGACGTACTCGTTAATGCACCAGGAAAAAGTGATACATTGTCGTTTACGGCTGGTATAAGTCCTGACAATATCACCATGCGTAGATTTGGCCAGTCTATGATAATTGAAGTTTTGGATGACAAAGGCGTAGTTAGCGGGTCAATTATGCTTGCAAACCAGATGGGCGGACAATCTTCTGGACAACTAGAAACAATATCTTTCGATAACCAAGTGTATTCAACTTTTGCCCTTTGGGCGGATAAAGGTATTTCTATTCAGGGCACTGACGCGAATGAATCTCTTCACGGTACAAACTTAGACAACGAAGTCTATGGTGGCGCTGGGAGTGATCAATTATCAGGTGGTTTGGGTGACGATATTCTAGATGGTGGAGAAGGTAATGACACTATAACCTCAAGAGAGGGCAACGATAAAATATATGGTGGCTCTGGTGATGATAGGATAAACACATGGGGTGGTACAAAAAATGAAACCAACATTATACAGGGTGGCCTTGGGGATGACAGCATAAGTGGCGGTCAGCGCTCAGATATATATATTTATAACCTAGGCGATGGAAACGATATTTACGTTGAACATGCAGGGACAGAGTTTGGTGAAGATAAAATTCTGTTTGGTGAGGGTATTAGCCAATCGCAAGTTACATTTGAGCGGGTGGATCACGACATTCTAATTACGATAACTAATGCTGATGGCTCCTATAGCGGCAGTATTACAATTAATGATGGATTTTATTATAAAAACCCACCTACAAGACCTAATGCAATCGATCCGGGGAAAATTGAGATAATTGAGTTTGCAGATGGTTCGCGTATTACTATGCCTGAGATCATGGAAATCGTAAAAGTTGTCCATGGTACTGAGCAAGCAGATCGCCTTTCAGGGACAGTTTCAGAAGATGTTATAAAAGGCTACGCCGGTGATGATTATATCGTTGAGTCAAAAGGTGAAGATATTGTTTACGGTGGCGATGGTAACGATACTGTAGATGGTAGAGCAGCCCAAGATTATTACGCGAAAAACACTTTTGTCGGTGGTAAAGGGAATGATAAGTTTGAGCACTCTCATGGAATTGATACGTATGTTTATAATTTAGGTGATGGTCACGACACAATTATTGAAACAGAGCGTGGGCACGGCAATGATACTCTTTTATTCGGAGAGCAAATCAATGCTGAAAATGTGACATACCGAAGAGAGCAAACTGATTTAATCTTTGAAGTGAGAAATTCGTTTCATGAGATAGTGGGCTCGGTAACAATAGTGGATGAGTATTTGGGTAAGAAACTGGAAAGTGTTAAGTTCATTGATGGTACTGAACTGGATTTGTCACAGATACTGTTAGAGACATCATTAATAGAGGGGAGTGAATTAGGTGAGACGTTACTAGGTGGTTATATGGATGAAACCATGTATGGGCATGGCGGTGACGATATTATCAGAGTAGGTTCAGGAAGTGATGTTGCTTATGGCGGAGAAGGGAACGACATCATAGATGGAGGTAGCGGGCACGCAATATTGGATGGTGGTCAAGGCGATGACAACATCAATGCTGGATTGTCTATCTTAGATTTTCATGGTAACGAAACGCAATCAGCCGATAAAATCATTAAAGGCGGCCTAGGTAACGACACTTTGCACGCAGGCAGTAATCTCAATCAGACGATATTCGAATATCAGCTAGGTGATGGCAATGATGTTATACAAAGGTCTTTTGAAAGTAATACTCTTAAGTTCGGCGCAAATATTACAGCTAATATGATAAGCGTCAGAACCACTACTTTAAGAGAAAAAACCAGGATTTTGATTGATGATGGCAATACGCAATCAGAAATTACTATAATAGGCGTTGGAGGCTACAACCCAATTACAGATCAATTCGATTTAAAGCGGGAAGAGTATCTTGATAAACTTGAATTTTCAGATGGAACCGTTCTCTCTTTAAGAAATTTGCTTAACAATAATTCCAACAGCCTAGAGGAGCTATCTGCACAAATAGACAAAGAGTCAGAGCAATTAGTGAATGCAATGCTCGCATTTGACGATGGTCAAGATGATGTTGAGCTTAGCGCTAAACAGATAGCAGATTCAAAGATGATACACTCCTATCAATAA